One region of Catenuloplanes indicus genomic DNA includes:
- the eccB gene encoding type VII secretion protein EccB, producing MMIDGGVVPSRQDQLQAYRFAVHRTVAALIMREADPARMPFSRTGGAVLAGLLVAALAAGAVLIHDLFTGGGATNWRNERAVVVEKETGARYVYRDARLHPVVNYASALLIAAAPEPATVLVSRRSIDGVPRGVPLGIVDAPDSLPPAGRLAGTPWSLCSDAGSPVLLAGPAAPGGTRLDESGALVTAAGETHLLWHDRRHPVTSEAVLSALGWGAVRPTMVSSTMLDTVPLGSALAAPQVPGLGGPSAVPGALAGSVFVVATQGGAREYAVALAGGLATISQVQADLLLGDPRIGQSGPVELSQAAYAAASRAGDLRPPDGPATTPALMPADDGALCGVAESDTGLSGLRAGVRLPAADGYASAAVRVAPGSGALVEAAAAPGARGGTISLITAAGRRHALASPDLLPVLGYRDVTPLRLPAAVVDLIPEGAALDPAAATRPALL from the coding sequence ATGATGATCGATGGAGGTGTGGTGCCGTCGCGGCAGGACCAGCTTCAGGCGTACCGGTTCGCGGTGCACCGGACGGTCGCGGCGCTGATCATGCGGGAGGCCGACCCGGCGCGCATGCCCTTCTCCCGGACCGGCGGCGCGGTGCTGGCCGGCCTGCTCGTCGCCGCGCTCGCCGCCGGTGCGGTGCTGATCCACGACCTGTTCACCGGCGGCGGCGCCACGAACTGGCGGAACGAGCGCGCGGTCGTGGTGGAGAAGGAGACCGGCGCGCGGTACGTCTACCGGGATGCCCGGCTGCACCCGGTGGTCAACTACGCGTCCGCGCTGCTCATCGCGGCCGCGCCGGAACCGGCCACGGTTCTGGTGTCGCGGCGGTCGATCGACGGGGTGCCGCGCGGCGTACCGCTGGGCATCGTGGACGCGCCGGACTCGCTGCCGCCGGCCGGCCGGCTGGCCGGGACGCCGTGGTCGCTGTGCTCCGACGCCGGCTCGCCGGTGCTGCTGGCCGGGCCGGCCGCGCCCGGCGGAACCCGGCTGGACGAGTCCGGCGCGCTGGTCACCGCGGCCGGTGAGACGCATCTGCTCTGGCACGACCGGCGGCATCCGGTCACGTCCGAGGCGGTGCTGTCCGCGCTCGGCTGGGGCGCGGTGCGGCCCACCATGGTCAGCTCGACGATGCTGGACACGGTGCCGCTCGGCTCCGCGCTGGCCGCGCCGCAGGTGCCGGGCCTCGGCGGACCGTCGGCCGTCCCCGGCGCGCTCGCCGGGAGCGTCTTCGTGGTGGCGACGCAGGGCGGCGCCCGGGAGTACGCGGTCGCGCTGGCCGGCGGCCTGGCCACGATCAGCCAGGTGCAGGCCGATCTGCTGCTCGGCGACCCACGGATCGGACAGTCGGGGCCGGTCGAGCTGTCCCAGGCGGCGTACGCGGCCGCATCCCGCGCCGGTGACCTCCGCCCGCCGGACGGGCCGGCGACGACGCCCGCGCTGATGCCGGCCGACGACGGCGCGCTCTGCGGCGTCGCGGAATCGGACACCGGGCTGAGCGGGCTGCGGGCCGGCGTGCGGTTACCGGCGGCGGACGGCTACGCGTCGGCCGCGGTGCGGGTCGCGCCCGGGAGCGGGGCGCTGGTCGAGGCGGCGGCCGCGCCGGGCGCCCGAGGCGGCACGATCAGCCTGATCACGGCCGCGGGGCGGCGGCACGCGCTGGCGTCGCCCGACCTGCTGCCCGTGCTCGGCTACCGGGACGTGACGCCGCTGCGCCTGCCGGCCGCTGTGGTCGACCTGATCCCGGAGGGCGCGGCCCTCGACCCGGCGGCGGCCACCCGCCCCGCCCTGCTGTAG
- a CDS encoding phage holin family protein: protein MGILIRLGISALALWIATLIVPGISLETASLGGAIGTLVAVAVIFGVVNAVLRPLIKVVGCGFYLLTLGLIALVVNGLLFMLTGWIAGELNLPFVVDGFWPAVFGALLVSIVSWALNLFVPDGDD from the coding sequence GTGGGCATCCTCATTCGGCTCGGCATCAGCGCGCTGGCGCTCTGGATCGCCACGCTGATCGTCCCGGGCATCTCGCTGGAGACCGCGTCGCTCGGCGGCGCGATCGGCACGCTGGTAGCGGTGGCAGTGATCTTCGGCGTGGTGAACGCGGTGCTGCGGCCGCTGATCAAGGTGGTCGGCTGCGGCTTCTACCTGCTGACGCTGGGCCTGATCGCGCTGGTGGTGAACGGCTTGCTGTTCATGCTGACCGGCTGGATCGCGGGCGAGCTGAACCTGCCGTTCGTGGTGGACGGCTTCTGGCCGGCCGTGTTCGGCGCGCTGCTGGTCTCGATCGTGAGCTGGGCGCTGAACCTGTTCGTGCCGGACGGCGACGACTAG
- the rarD gene encoding EamA family transporter RarD: MDETRRGLAYGLTAYAIWGFFPLYIRLLEPAGPVEILAHRVVWSVVFVAALLTLLRGWSFLRSLRGQPKRLGGIALAAVLIGINWGGYIYGVHTERVVETALGYFITPLVVVLLGVLVLRERLRPAQWAALGVSALAVLVLTVDYGRLPYIALTLAASFGTYGLVKKNLALPPSGGLFVESAVLALPALAYLAWLTATGGSTFGTEGAGHLALMVLSGAATAIPLIMFAGAANRLTLTAVGILQYVAPVLQLVVAVFIFHEPMPPARLAGFALVWVALIIFTVDGIRSSRAARKAAVATAA, translated from the coding sequence ATGGACGAGACACGCCGCGGACTCGCGTACGGACTGACCGCGTACGCCATCTGGGGTTTCTTCCCGCTCTACATCCGGCTGCTGGAGCCGGCCGGACCGGTGGAGATCCTGGCGCACCGGGTGGTCTGGTCCGTCGTGTTCGTCGCCGCGCTGCTGACGCTGCTCCGCGGCTGGTCGTTCCTGCGGTCGCTGCGCGGGCAGCCGAAACGGCTCGGCGGCATCGCGCTGGCCGCCGTGCTGATCGGCATCAACTGGGGCGGCTACATCTACGGCGTGCACACCGAGCGAGTGGTCGAGACCGCGCTCGGCTACTTCATCACGCCGCTGGTCGTGGTGCTGCTCGGCGTGCTGGTGCTGCGCGAGCGGCTGCGCCCGGCGCAGTGGGCCGCGCTCGGCGTGAGTGCGCTGGCGGTACTGGTGCTGACCGTCGACTACGGCCGGCTGCCGTACATCGCGCTCACGCTGGCCGCGAGCTTCGGCACGTACGGCCTGGTCAAGAAGAATCTGGCGCTGCCGCCGTCCGGCGGCCTGTTCGTCGAGTCGGCCGTGCTGGCGCTGCCCGCGCTGGCCTATCTGGCCTGGCTGACCGCGACGGGTGGCTCCACGTTCGGCACCGAGGGCGCGGGCCACCTGGCGCTGATGGTGTTGTCCGGTGCCGCGACCGCGATCCCGCTGATCATGTTCGCCGGCGCGGCGAACCGGCTCACGCTGACCGCGGTCGGCATCCTGCAGTACGTCGCCCCGGTCCTGCAGCTCGTGGTCGCGGTGTTCATCTTCCACGAGCCGATGCCGCCGGCCCGGCTGGCCGGTTTCGCGCTGGTCTGGGTCGCACTGATCATCTTCACCGTGGACGGTATCCGGTCCAGCCGCGCCGCCCGGAAGGCCGCCGTCGCGACGGCGGCCTAG
- a CDS encoding anti-sigma factor family protein, whose product MRCDYAYDDGAYVLGALSPGERAAYERHLSTCSFCREAVAEIAVLPGLLGRLDPADFAELAVPAERSRLPRVITAATTERRRSRRTSRWRYAGTLAAAAALALVVGFGADALRGGGSSAPPVAIGSPSSSSEPPPELKEMKPVADTVPVSAAVGMTSKEYGTAVAMECAYEPTGKEGKAILFRLIAKGADGTEDQIGSWWAAPGDKVELTGLTHYTGDELDRFELVRSDDTTLLTYVVP is encoded by the coding sequence ATGAGGTGCGATTACGCGTACGACGACGGCGCTTACGTCCTCGGCGCACTGTCCCCCGGAGAACGCGCCGCCTACGAGCGGCACCTGTCCACCTGTTCGTTCTGCCGGGAGGCGGTCGCGGAGATCGCGGTCCTGCCCGGCCTGCTCGGACGGCTCGACCCGGCGGACTTCGCCGAGCTCGCCGTCCCGGCGGAGCGGTCCCGGCTGCCCCGCGTCATCACGGCCGCCACCACGGAACGCCGCCGCAGCCGGCGCACGAGCCGATGGCGGTACGCCGGAACGCTCGCCGCCGCGGCCGCGCTCGCACTCGTGGTCGGCTTCGGCGCGGACGCGCTGCGCGGCGGCGGTTCCTCGGCACCACCGGTCGCGATCGGCTCGCCGAGCTCCTCGTCCGAGCCACCACCGGAGCTGAAGGAGATGAAGCCGGTCGCCGACACCGTGCCGGTCTCCGCCGCGGTGGGGATGACGAGCAAGGAGTACGGCACCGCGGTCGCGATGGAGTGCGCCTACGAGCCGACCGGCAAGGAGGGCAAGGCGATCCTGTTCCGGCTGATCGCCAAGGGCGCGGACGGGACCGAGGACCAGATCGGTTCGTGGTGGGCGGCACCGGGGGACAAGGTCGAGCTGACCGGCTTGACGCACTACACGGGGGATGAGCTGGACCGGTTCGAGCTGGTCCGGTCCGACGACACGACGCTGCTGACGTACGTCGTTCCCTAG
- a CDS encoding sigma-70 family RNA polymerase sigma factor has protein sequence MALTDEGTALLRVLHDEHGDALFAHALRLAGGDRQRAEDLCQETLLRAWRHPEALDPQRGSVRAWLFTTARNLAIDAWRRRSARPGEVITDVLPEPPPTEDEADRAVEAWTVAEALSRLSPAHREVLVECFYQGRSVSEAAQRLGVPPGTIKSRTHYALRALRMALEEMGVMR, from the coding sequence GTGGCGTTGACGGACGAGGGCACCGCACTGCTGCGGGTTTTGCACGACGAGCACGGGGACGCGCTGTTCGCACACGCGCTCCGGCTGGCCGGAGGAGACCGTCAGCGCGCCGAGGATCTCTGTCAGGAGACGTTGCTTCGTGCGTGGCGGCATCCGGAGGCGCTGGACCCACAGCGGGGTTCGGTACGGGCGTGGCTGTTCACGACCGCACGGAACCTGGCGATCGACGCGTGGCGACGGCGGTCCGCACGACCCGGTGAAGTGATCACCGACGTGCTGCCGGAACCACCACCGACGGAAGACGAGGCTGACCGCGCAGTGGAGGCGTGGACCGTCGCCGAGGCTCTGTCCCGGCTCTCCCCCGCACACCGTGAGGTCCTGGTGGAGTGCTTCTACCAGGGGCGTTCGGTGTCGGAGGCGGCACAACGGCTGGGCGTACCGCCCGGCACGATCAAGTCCCGGACCCACTACGCGTTGCGAGCTCTGCGCATGGCGCTGGAAGAAATGGGGGTGATGCGATGA
- a CDS encoding PhoX family protein yields the protein MSERPRLLPLLGQSGHSGRSAMTCLYRCGNACDHPVPNESENEYFGDLVSGEVSRRGVMRAGAIGAMVLGFSGAAAAAATPAMAAPVAEGFVPGATRKPGNGGTKGKLDFKPIPPNTLDSFVVPNGYDHSVVIKWGDEVVPGAPGFDLNKQTAKAQSKQFGYNNDFVGVIPLGRGGDKALLVVNHEYTNENLMFPGFTTLDALSTEQIKVAMAAHGLSVVEIERVEKTGEWVVVDRGRRAYNRRITASETAFQFTGPAAGSAWLKTAADPRGTTPIGTLNNCAGGVTPWGTVLSGEENFNQYFVGGDAVAAELKPRYARYGISTSARYPSDSRKWDRVQERFDLAKHPNEANRFGWIVEVDPFDPESKPRKHTALGRFKHEGANVIVAKNGKVVAYMGDDERFDYLYKFVSDKKYIAGDSSYARKNNLSLLESGTLYVAKLSYTSAAEIDGTGKLPSDGAFNGTGTWVKLVSGNKSFVDGMTAADVLVFTRLAGDKVGATKMDRPEDVQPSLISGKIYAAMTNNSNRGVGTNAAADEANPRNANKHGHIFEITEDKGDHTGESFSWALPIVCGDPADSSTYFSGYDKTKVSPISCPDNVAFDSTGNLWISTDGNALGGNDGLFATPIEGPEKGHLKQFLTVPRGAETCGPFITEDDRSVFVAVQHPGEINGASVENPASNWPDGDIAKPGVVVTWRRDGGYIGA from the coding sequence ATGTCCGAACGCCCCCGCCTGCTGCCGCTGCTCGGCCAGTCCGGCCACAGCGGCCGTAGCGCGATGACGTGCCTCTACCGCTGTGGCAACGCGTGCGACCACCCGGTTCCGAACGAGTCCGAGAACGAGTATTTCGGCGACCTGGTCTCCGGTGAGGTCTCTCGTCGCGGTGTGATGCGCGCCGGCGCGATCGGTGCCATGGTGCTCGGGTTCAGCGGTGCCGCCGCGGCCGCCGCCACGCCGGCGATGGCCGCCCCGGTCGCCGAGGGCTTCGTGCCCGGGGCCACCCGCAAGCCGGGCAACGGCGGTACGAAGGGCAAGCTGGACTTCAAGCCGATCCCGCCGAACACGCTGGACAGCTTCGTGGTCCCGAACGGCTACGACCACTCCGTGGTGATCAAGTGGGGCGACGAGGTCGTCCCCGGCGCGCCCGGCTTCGACCTGAACAAGCAGACCGCCAAGGCGCAGTCGAAGCAGTTCGGCTACAACAACGACTTCGTCGGCGTGATCCCGCTGGGCCGCGGCGGCGACAAGGCGCTGCTCGTGGTCAACCACGAGTACACCAACGAGAACCTGATGTTCCCGGGCTTCACCACGCTGGACGCGCTGAGCACGGAGCAGATCAAGGTCGCCATGGCCGCACACGGCCTGTCGGTGGTCGAGATCGAGCGTGTCGAGAAGACCGGCGAGTGGGTCGTGGTCGACCGCGGCCGCCGGGCGTACAACCGCCGGATCACCGCGTCCGAGACCGCGTTCCAGTTCACCGGCCCGGCCGCCGGTTCGGCCTGGCTGAAGACCGCGGCGGACCCGCGCGGCACCACGCCGATCGGCACGCTGAACAACTGCGCCGGTGGCGTCACGCCGTGGGGCACCGTGCTCTCCGGCGAGGAGAACTTCAACCAGTACTTCGTGGGCGGCGACGCGGTCGCGGCCGAGCTGAAGCCGCGCTACGCCCGCTACGGCATCTCCACCAGCGCGCGCTACCCCAGCGACAGCCGCAAGTGGGACCGGGTGCAGGAGCGCTTCGACCTGGCCAAGCACCCGAACGAGGCGAACCGGTTCGGCTGGATCGTCGAGGTGGACCCGTTCGACCCGGAGTCCAAGCCCCGCAAGCACACCGCGCTGGGCCGCTTCAAGCACGAGGGCGCGAACGTCATCGTGGCGAAGAACGGCAAGGTCGTGGCGTACATGGGCGACGACGAGCGGTTCGACTACCTCTACAAGTTCGTCTCGGACAAGAAGTACATCGCCGGGGACTCGTCCTACGCGCGGAAGAACAACCTGTCGCTGCTCGAGTCCGGCACGCTCTACGTGGCGAAGCTCAGCTACACCAGCGCCGCCGAGATCGACGGCACCGGCAAGCTGCCGAGCGACGGCGCGTTCAACGGCACCGGTACGTGGGTCAAGCTGGTCAGTGGCAACAAGTCGTTCGTCGACGGCATGACCGCGGCGGACGTGCTGGTCTTCACGCGCCTGGCCGGCGACAAGGTCGGCGCGACCAAGATGGACCGTCCCGAGGACGTCCAGCCCAGCCTCATCAGCGGCAAGATCTACGCGGCGATGACCAACAACAGCAACCGCGGCGTGGGTACGAACGCGGCCGCGGACGAGGCGAACCCGCGCAACGCCAACAAGCACGGCCACATCTTCGAGATCACCGAGGACAAGGGCGACCACACCGGCGAGTCGTTCTCCTGGGCGCTCCCGATCGTCTGCGGTGACCCGGCGGACTCGTCGACGTACTTCTCCGGCTACGACAAGACCAAGGTCTCGCCGATCTCCTGCCCGGACAACGTCGCGTTCGACTCGACCGGCAACCTCTGGATCTCCACCGACGGCAACGCGCTGGGCGGCAACGACGGCCTGTTCGCCACGCCGATCGAGGGCCCGGAGAAGGGGCACCTCAAGCAGTTCCTCACCGTGCCGCGCGGTGCGGAGACCTGCGGCCCGTTCATCACGGAGGACGACCGGTCGGTCTTCGTGGCGGTGCAGCACCCGGGTGAGATCAACGGCGCCTCGGTGGAGAACCCGGCCTCGAACTGGCCGGACGGCGACATCGCCAAGCCGGGCGTCGTGGTGACCTGGCGCCGCGACGGCGGCTACATCGGCGCCTGA
- a CDS encoding IclR family transcriptional regulator translates to MRDPLAEPSDLIRSVSRALRVLESVGRAPRGLTVKQIARRCELTVATTYHLVRTLAYEGYVIRREDGTYIVGLEIADRYRELVAAFRGPPAVGDALRRAAADSGYSHYLGRFVGNKVAITAVAEGPRSPYVEDLVPGFDEGAHATALGKALLATLTPDQRVRYLRDFGMRQFTAQTLISVEQLENDLAAGERRGMQIEMGQFRQGVACAGLIVTPDRDLERRVVIACALPAAELMTSARVLRTRLQATARVVAEALATGEPNGTT, encoded by the coding sequence GTGCGCGACCCCTTAGCGGAGCCGTCCGACCTGATTCGTAGCGTCTCGCGTGCGCTACGTGTCTTGGAATCGGTCGGGCGGGCACCGCGTGGACTGACGGTGAAGCAGATCGCACGGCGGTGCGAGCTGACGGTGGCGACGACGTACCACCTGGTCCGGACCCTCGCCTACGAGGGCTACGTGATCAGGCGGGAGGACGGCACCTACATCGTCGGGCTCGAGATCGCCGACCGCTACCGTGAGCTGGTCGCCGCGTTCCGCGGGCCGCCCGCGGTGGGCGACGCGTTACGCCGGGCCGCGGCGGACAGTGGCTACAGCCACTACCTGGGCCGCTTCGTCGGCAACAAGGTGGCGATCACGGCGGTGGCGGAGGGCCCCCGTTCGCCCTATGTGGAGGATCTGGTCCCCGGCTTCGACGAGGGGGCCCACGCGACCGCGCTCGGCAAGGCGCTGCTGGCCACGCTCACGCCCGACCAGCGCGTGCGATACCTGCGGGACTTCGGCATGCGGCAGTTCACCGCGCAGACGCTGATCTCGGTCGAGCAGCTGGAGAACGACCTGGCCGCCGGTGAGCGGCGCGGCATGCAGATCGAGATGGGTCAGTTCCGGCAGGGCGTCGCGTGCGCCGGCCTGATCGTCACGCCGGACCGAGACCTGGAACGGCGCGTGGTGATCGCCTGCGCGCTGCCGGCCGCGGAGCTGATGACGTCGGCACGCGTGCTGCGCACCCGGCTCCAGGCCACCGCTCGCGTGGTGGCGGAGGCGCTCGCCACGGGCGAGCCCAACGGCACGACCTGA
- a CDS encoding MFS transporter yields MAKIRFTPGPVGGVLATTIAVVLPGFLVGGLAVQIGESFPLSPAQLGIAISVYFGVSAVASVPAGHLVERYGSGPTARAAILLSAGSLLAIALLASSALTLTLLLAAGAGANALGQIAGNAALARHARPGRQGLSFGTKQAAIPLSTLLAGAAVPTVALTLGWRWAFVLAALLALSALPAAPAAPAVHRDRAGASGRATAGLVVVAVAATLASGSANSLGTFLVDATVARGVDPGPAGLALTLGGAVCVVARVLGGYLADRLPDRQLTVISAQLIIGAGGLALLTRGGGPVLITGVVLGFGLGWAWPGLMNFAVVRLHPQAPAAATSVTQTGVYAGGCLGPLTLGFVATHFGYTTMWLTAASAMLGAALCMALGAALLRRAHTAT; encoded by the coding sequence ATGGCCAAGATCCGCTTCACCCCCGGTCCGGTGGGCGGCGTGCTCGCCACCACGATCGCGGTCGTCCTACCCGGATTCCTGGTCGGCGGGCTCGCGGTCCAGATCGGTGAGTCCTTCCCGCTGTCACCGGCCCAGCTCGGCATCGCCATCTCCGTCTACTTCGGCGTCAGCGCGGTCGCCTCCGTCCCGGCCGGACACCTGGTCGAGCGGTACGGCTCCGGCCCCACCGCCCGCGCCGCGATCCTGCTCTCCGCCGGGTCGCTGCTCGCGATCGCGCTGCTGGCGAGCTCCGCGCTCACACTCACGCTGCTGCTAGCGGCCGGCGCCGGCGCCAACGCGCTCGGTCAGATCGCCGGCAACGCCGCCCTGGCCCGGCACGCGCGCCCGGGACGGCAGGGCCTGTCGTTCGGCACCAAGCAGGCCGCGATCCCGCTCTCCACGCTGCTGGCCGGCGCGGCCGTACCGACCGTAGCGCTGACGCTCGGCTGGCGGTGGGCGTTCGTGCTGGCGGCGCTGCTGGCGCTGAGCGCGCTGCCGGCCGCACCGGCCGCGCCCGCCGTGCACCGGGACCGGGCCGGCGCGTCCGGCCGGGCCACGGCCGGGCTCGTCGTCGTGGCGGTCGCGGCCACGCTCGCGTCCGGGTCCGCGAACTCGCTCGGCACGTTCCTGGTCGACGCGACCGTGGCGCGCGGCGTCGACCCCGGCCCGGCCGGGCTCGCGCTCACGCTGGGCGGCGCGGTCTGCGTGGTCGCCCGGGTGCTCGGCGGCTACCTCGCGGACCGGCTGCCGGACCGGCAGCTCACCGTGATCTCCGCCCAGCTGATCATCGGTGCGGGCGGGCTGGCGCTGCTCACGCGCGGCGGCGGCCCGGTGCTGATCACCGGCGTGGTACTCGGCTTCGGCCTCGGCTGGGCCTGGCCCGGCCTGATGAACTTCGCGGTGGTGCGCCTGCACCCACAGGCACCGGCCGCCGCCACCTCGGTCACCCAGACCGGGGTCTACGCGGGCGGCTGCCTGGGCCCGCTGACGCTCGGATTCGTCGCCACCCACTTCGGATACACCACCATGTGGCTCACGGCCGCCAGCGCCATGCTGGGGGCCGCGCTCTGCATGGCGCTCGGCGCCGCCCTCCTCCGCCGCGCCCACACCGCGACGTGA
- the lysS gene encoding lysine--tRNA ligase, translating to MAAGSDVDWVNRFADEVIAEAERRAPGKPIVCASGLSPSGPIHLGNLREVMTPHLVADEIRRRGHDVVHIISWDDFDRYRKVPKGIAGIDPEDPAWQAHIGKPLTRVPAPPGSEHSSWAAHFKAAMIESLAELGVEYRGISQTEMYTSGAYRDQVLLAMRERGRIDAILDRYRTKDRDAAAPKKGPKQQGPKLDEADEAAAAEAAEGSGAADEDDGATAGGYYPFKPFCADCGKDFTTVVAYDDESTELTYTCVCGHTATVLLNEFTDGKLVWKVDWPMRWAYEGVVFEPSGVDHQSPGSSFVVGGQIVAEIFGGERPIGPMYAFVGISGQAKMSSSKGGVPTPGDALGIMEPALLRWLYARRRPNQSFKVAFDQEIQRLYDEWDALEKRIAAGTANEVDAAVHARSATTAAGPLPVTPRPVAYRMLASVADITTGDETQMLRILHDLDPESPVRSLAEVRPRLDRAATWVATQVPAEQRTRLRDEPDLDLIKSLDDTQRESLRLLVAGLDEHWSLEGLTTLVYGVPKVLAGLPPDTKPTPELKVAQRTFFALLYHLLVGRDTGPRLPTLLLAAGADRVRRLLSA from the coding sequence GTGGCTGCTGGCAGCGATGTTGACTGGGTCAATCGGTTCGCGGACGAGGTGATCGCGGAAGCGGAGCGCCGTGCGCCGGGCAAGCCGATCGTCTGTGCGAGCGGGCTCAGCCCGTCCGGCCCGATCCACCTCGGCAACCTGCGCGAGGTGATGACGCCGCACCTGGTCGCGGACGAGATCCGCCGGCGCGGCCACGACGTCGTGCACATCATCTCCTGGGACGACTTCGACCGGTACCGGAAGGTGCCGAAGGGGATCGCCGGCATCGACCCCGAGGACCCGGCCTGGCAGGCGCACATCGGCAAGCCGCTGACCCGTGTCCCGGCGCCGCCCGGCAGCGAGCACTCCAGCTGGGCCGCCCACTTCAAGGCCGCGATGATCGAGTCGCTGGCGGAGCTGGGCGTGGAGTACCGCGGCATCAGCCAGACCGAGATGTACACCTCCGGCGCGTACCGTGATCAGGTCCTGCTGGCGATGCGGGAGCGCGGCCGGATCGACGCGATCCTGGACCGCTATCGGACCAAGGACCGCGACGCCGCCGCGCCGAAGAAGGGCCCGAAGCAGCAGGGGCCGAAGCTGGACGAGGCCGACGAGGCCGCCGCCGCGGAGGCCGCCGAGGGCTCCGGCGCGGCCGACGAGGACGACGGCGCGACCGCGGGCGGCTACTACCCGTTCAAGCCGTTCTGCGCGGACTGCGGCAAGGACTTCACCACCGTCGTCGCGTACGACGACGAGAGCACCGAACTGACCTACACCTGCGTCTGCGGGCACACCGCGACCGTGCTGCTGAACGAGTTCACGGACGGCAAGCTGGTCTGGAAGGTCGACTGGCCGATGCGCTGGGCCTACGAGGGTGTCGTCTTCGAGCCCTCCGGCGTGGACCACCAGTCGCCGGGCAGTTCGTTCGTGGTCGGCGGGCAGATCGTGGCCGAGATCTTCGGCGGCGAGCGGCCGATCGGCCCGATGTACGCGTTCGTCGGCATCTCCGGGCAGGCGAAGATGTCCAGCTCCAAGGGGGGTGTGCCGACGCCGGGCGACGCGCTGGGGATCATGGAGCCGGCGCTGCTGCGCTGGCTGTACGCGCGTCGCCGGCCGAACCAGTCGTTCAAGGTCGCGTTCGACCAGGAGATCCAGCGCCTCTACGACGAGTGGGACGCGCTGGAGAAGCGGATCGCGGCCGGCACCGCGAACGAGGTGGACGCGGCCGTGCACGCGCGCTCGGCGACCACCGCTGCCGGGCCGCTGCCGGTCACGCCGCGGCCGGTGGCGTACCGCATGCTGGCCAGCGTCGCGGACATCACCACCGGCGACGAGACGCAGATGCTGCGGATCCTGCACGACCTGGACCCGGAGTCGCCGGTGCGGAGCCTGGCCGAGGTGCGGCCGCGGCTCGACCGCGCGGCCACCTGGGTGGCCACCCAGGTGCCGGCCGAGCAGCGGACCCGGCTGCGGGACGAGCCGGACCTGGATCTGATCAAGAGCCTGGACGACACGCAGCGGGAGTCGCTGCGGCTGCTGGTGGCCGGGCTGGACGAGCACTGGTCGCTGGAGGGCCTGACCACGCTGGTCTACGGCGTGCCGAAGGTGCTGGCCGGGCTGCCGCCGGACACCAAGCCGACACCGGAGCTGAAGGTGGCGCAGCGGACGTTCTTCGCGCTGCTCTACCACCTGCTGGTCGGCCGGGACACCGGCCCGCGCCTGCCCACGCTGCTGCTCGCGGCCGGTGCCGACCGGGTCCGCCGCCTGCTGTCCGCCTGA
- a CDS encoding polyprenyl synthetase family protein, producing the protein MDFVDPAIEASVSAILEEVEASLRDSVDSADPLVREASMHLVSAGGKRFRPLLVAVGAHLGDPTESRVTQAAVVMEMTHLATLYHDDVMDEAAVRRGAPSANSRWTNSVAILVGDYLFARAADISADLGTEAVRLQARTFSQLVQGQLAETVGPRDGDPIAHHLKVIEDKTASLIATSARFGGLFAGAPADQVDALAGYGISMGIAFQLSDDLLDIASESIQSGKTPGTDLREGVPTLPVLYALASDDADAASVRLRELLSMGPLVDDALHAEALGLLRESPAMKRARETVRSYAEEARSRIAVLPDGPTRRTLEGLCDFISDRTS; encoded by the coding sequence ATCGACTTCGTCGACCCCGCCATCGAGGCGTCGGTGTCGGCGATCCTCGAGGAGGTCGAGGCCAGTCTCCGGGACAGCGTCGACAGTGCGGATCCGCTGGTCCGCGAGGCGTCGATGCACCTCGTCTCGGCCGGCGGCAAGCGCTTCCGGCCGCTGCTGGTCGCGGTCGGCGCCCACCTCGGCGACCCGACCGAGTCGCGCGTGACCCAGGCCGCGGTGGTCATGGAGATGACCCACCTCGCCACGCTCTACCACGACGACGTCATGGACGAGGCCGCCGTCCGGCGGGGTGCGCCCAGCGCCAACAGCCGCTGGACGAACTCGGTCGCGATCCTGGTCGGCGACTACCTGTTCGCCCGCGCCGCGGACATATCGGCCGATCTCGGCACCGAGGCGGTTCGGCTGCAGGCGCGCACGTTCTCGCAGCTGGTGCAGGGCCAGCTGGCCGAGACCGTGGGTCCGCGCGACGGCGACCCGATCGCGCACCACCTGAAGGTCATCGAGGACAAGACCGCCTCGCTGATCGCCACGTCCGCCCGGTTCGGGGGTCTCTTCGCCGGTGCACCGGCCGACCAGGTCGACGCGCTCGCCGGGTACGGGATATCGATGGGCATCGCGTTCCAGCTCTCCGACGACCTGCTGGACATCGCGTCCGAGTCGATCCAGTCCGGCAAGACGCCCGGCACCGACCTCCGTGAGGGCGTACCGACGCTGCCGGTGCTCTACGCGCTCGCCTCGGACGACGCGGACGCCGCCTCGGTCCGGCTGCGCGAGCTGCTGTCCATGGGCCCGCTGGTCGACGACGCGCTGCACGCGGAGGCGCTCGGCCTGCTGCGCGAGTCACCGGCGATGAAACGCGCCCGGGAGACGGTCCGCTCGTACGCGGAGGAGGCCCGCAGCCGGATAGCGGTGCTGCCGGACGGCCCGACGCGCCGCACGCTCGAGGGCCTCTGCGACTTCATCTCCGACAGAACCTCTTAA